In Rhizoctonia solani chromosome 7, complete sequence, one DNA window encodes the following:
- a CDS encoding Retrotransposable element Tf2 protein — protein sequence MRTLSFPHTPLEQVAIAEEEEADKNPLEGVPPKYHQYAKVFGEEEFNKLPPHRHYNIGIELTEQGPLNSPLYSMTDAKSATLKDWLRDKLKAGKICPSKSSISSPVMFVPKKDGSCHLVVDYRRLNNWTKKNVYPLPRPDDLMAQLRSAKVFTKLDLRWGYNNVWVKKGNKWKTAFRTKYGLYKSLVMTFGLTNAPASFQHFMNDLFKDLLDVCVIIYLDDILIYSKDDASHTQHVHEVLRRLLENQLFCKASKCTFHVTSVEYLGIIVSDKGFSLDKLKIQAVQEWPTPTKVKEVQLFLGFANFLCCFVANFSHIARPLHNLVKKDTPWKWDTREQEAFQWLKNAITNALVLCHADPSKPYFLETDASSAALGSILSQQQEDGQLHPLGFLSESFKGAEKNYDTHDKELLAIICSFKYWRIFLEGTLHPVTVFTDHCNLEYWKESQTFDCRHARWHLLLAGYNFQIVYCLGKQSGKPDALLQCSDHANIPPATQTMLPTPIFANVALVTPEKELQCQIEAALDQDKSLEEILQFLQNESKAPPSIKRAFKDYQMEAGLLFYQGRIVVPDVGTLRTELLCIYHDSPLAGHLGRQWTLELISRVYYWPGIHSDTYWHMDSCETCQRIWKPKYTSIPPQPLELPTRPWQHVSYDMIVDLPKDGNSDSILVIVDSFTKYVILVECSKKLKAPELADLFLQHIWKRYGMPEKMVLDRGRVFNNKFLKALYQCLGINPHFSSAYHPQSDGQTESVNPTVKHFLQAYSGVNQKDWVKWLPMAEFAYNNAVHSSAGKSPFKALYGWEPALTPSNVPTNIPEADNLATQMEAQWREIEAALRQSKTQMTAGETGEPISFEVSKEAWLDAKNVKLKTLSPKLTEQRIGPFEITKKISDCAYRLKLLPSMRIHNIFYIGLLSKVKRDAKRTFKNCPPPVTMDREEEYKVEGVTDMEKRDGKWFFRVKWKGYGSEENTWEPRENLKNAKKILKKFEKEMKEKALGAAKALKGGAVL from the coding sequence atgcGTACCCTTTCCTTCCCTCACACTCCACTGGAACAGGtagccattgctgaagaggaagaagctgacaagaaccctcttgaaggagtaccccccaagtaccatcaatacgccaaggtatttggagaagaggaattcaacaagctcccTCCCCATAGAcactacaacattgggataGAACTTACGGAACAGGGCCCCCTAAACTCCCCTCtttatagcatgactgatgccaaatccgctacactcaaggattggctcagggacaaacttaaggctggaaagatctgccccagcaaatcatccattagttcccctgtcatgtttgttcccaaaaaggatggctcctgTCATCTGGTagttgactaccgccgcctAAACAAttggaccaagaagaacgtaTATCCattaccccgtccagatgacctcatggcccagctccgcagtgccaaggtctttactaagttagatctaagatggggttataATAACGTCTGGGTCAAAAAAGGCAACAAgtggaaaacggccttccgcaccaagtatggtctctacaaatccctggttatgacttTTGGTTTGACAAATGCTCCCGCCtcattccaacacttcatgaatgacctgtTCAAGGACCTATTGGACGtttgcgtcatcatctaccttgatgacatcctaatttatTCTAAGGATGATGCAAGCCACACCCAACACGTCCATGAAGTCCTACGGCGCTTACTggagaaccaattgttctgcaaggcctcaAAGTGCACCTTCCATGTGACAtcagtggaatacctgggaataaTAGTGTCAGACAAGGGTTTTAGCttggataaactcaaaatccaagcCGTCCAGGAATGGCCTACCCCAACaaaggtcaaggaagtccagtTGTTCTTGggatttgccaatttcctatgttgctttgttgccaacttcagtcatATAGCCAGGCCATTACACAACCTGGTTAAGAAGGACAcaccctggaaatgggatacaagggaacaagaagccttccaatGGTTAAAAAATGCCATCACAAACGCCCTGGTACTCTGTCATGCCGACCCGTCAAAACCTTACTttctggaaacagacgcatccaGCGCAGCACTAGGCTCTATACTAAGCCAACAGCAGGAAGACGGCCAACTACACCCATTAGGATTCCTGTCTGAGTCATTCAAAGGGGCAGAAAAAAACTATGATACACATGACAAAGAACTACTTGCTATCATTTGCTCTTTCAAatactggcgtatcttcctggaaggaaccctCCACCCTGTTACTGTATTCACGGACCATTGtaacctggagtactggaaggagtcccaaACGTTTGACTGTCGTCACGCTAGATGGCACTTACTGTTAGCAggttataacttccaaattgtgtacTGCCTGGGAAAGCAGTCTGGGAAACCTGATGCCCTCTTGCAATGCTCCgaccatgccaacattccacccgccacccagaccatgctccctaCCCCCATATTTGCCAATGTAGCCTTAGTAACGCCAGAAAAGGAACTCCAATGCCAGATTGAGGCAGCCCTAGATCAGGACAAATCCTTGGAGGAAATactccaattcctccaaaatgagtCAAAGGCACCTCCATCCATCAAAAGGGCCTTCAAGGATTATCAAATGGAAGCCGGTCTATTATTTTACCAAGGGCGtattgtggtccctgacgttggCACACTAAGGACGGAATTACTTTGCATCTACCATGACAgccccctggcaggacatctGGGGAGACAATGGACCCTGGAACTGATCTCACGTGTATACtattggcctggcatccacAGTGACACATATTGGCACATGGATTCTTGTGAGACTTGCCAACGGATTTGGAAGCCCAAGTACACCTCAATACCGCCCCAACCCCTGGAGCTCCCTACTAGACCCTGGCAGCACGTGtcttatgacatgattgtagacttACCCAAGGATGGCAATAGTGACTCCATCTTAGTCATAGTGGACAGCTTTACCAAATACGTCATCCTGgtagaatgttccaagaaactcaaggccccaGAATTAGCGGACCTCTTCCTACAACACATATGGAAGCGttacggcatgcctgagaagaTGGTCTTGGACAGAGGAAGAGTCTTTAACAACAAGTTCCTAAAGGCACTGTACCAATGCCTGGGGATAAACCCTCACTTTTCCTCAGCTTATCACCCACAAAGTGACGGGCAAACAGAAAGTGTGAACCCTACAGTCAAACACTTCCTACAGGCCTACTCAGGGGTCaaccagaaagactgggtcaaatggttaccaatggcggaatttgcctacaacaacgccgttCACAGCTCAGCTGGCAAATCCCCATTCAAGGCActatatggatgggaaccggCCCTTACTCCTAGTAATGTCCCAACCAACATACCAGAGGCAGACAACCTGGCAACCCAAATGGAGGCACagtggcgggaaatagaggcggcactccggcaatcaaagacacaaatgacagccggagaaacaggagaaccaaTCAGTTTTGAAGTCAGCAAagaggcctggctagacgccaagaacgtgaagctaaagaccctgagtccaaAGCTAACTGAACAACGCATAGGCCCCTTTGAGATAACCAAGAAGATCTCTGACTGCGCTTACCGCCTGAAACTCCTGCCATCtatgagaatccacaacaTCTTTTACATAGGACTACTGTCAAAGGTGAAAAGGGATGCTAAACGCACGTTCAAGAACTGTCCGCCTCCAGTCACCATGGACAGGGaggaggaatacaaagtagaaggAGTCACAGACATGGAAAAAAGggacggaaaatggttttttagggttaaatggaaaggctatggatcagaggagaacacctgggaaccaagggaaaacctcaaaaacgccaaaaaaatcctgaaaaaattcgaaaaagaaatgaaggaaaaggcccttggcgctgccaaggcccttaaagggggggcagtgttgtag
- a CDS encoding Retrotransposable element Tf2 protein, which produces MSTGQSNTSSKKLSNNPNFVLEEKRNCCRAAGACIKCGKMGHKFAECRTGWKATPIKDKGKAKETAKTGKDSEYQLGKDTNRTSPLFTISIQPEKQAEHLEVLIDSGTTSSFLHPQIAKALRLPLIDLPTPCTVTMLDGLSPQAGKIWKKANLTFSFDGK; this is translated from the exons ATGAGTACTGGCCAGTCAAATACcagttccaagaagctctccaacaatcccaactttgtgttggaagagaAAAGAAATTGCTGccgcgccgcaggcgcctgtatcaaatgtggcaaaatgggccacaagtttgcggaatgccgcacaggctggaaggcaacccctatcaaggacaaggggaaagccaaggaaaccgccaagactggcaaagactctgagtaccaattgggaaaaga TACCAATAGAACATCCCCCCTCTTTACTATTTCCATacaaccagagaaacaagcagaacacttagaagtcctgatagactcaggcacTACGTCCTCATTTCTTCACCCACAAATTGCCAAGGCATTACGCCTACCCCTAATAGATCTCCCAACTCCTTgcaccgttactatgcttgatgggttgagcccccaggctggcaagatctggaagaaggctaatcttaccttctcctttgatggcaaatga
- a CDS encoding Retrotransposon-derived protein PEG10, giving the protein MYKYHKFLDHFCGKHNALAPEEKDVGKGSGKDLNVYKDNYILNSCCYTNAPQTASTSKSLTSQSLTKKQPHVNNDKFISSKKQKCQSYSKDKDNEDKDNEDKDNRENNKDQDMDNSEDKEDKEDEDDCSLLPSLPDQPTAADVCKADKVIAKEKACNQALGASCNKVGAQPATAPKGKGMGKGKKPESSPIVSKAKNTCQKEQMPLKFNSKRVCCVDSTLSKDEDKPAKAPKKAPVKTAPKANGKKTSKGATSGKRHKELASPISRLQMLDANQACTNLENISQAVNTVKDGLKSLQLHGPRTPEDTKPLVVEATPRPLSKVDPIGPTSWVSFWPKPSKGLPIFAQPAPDQAVPPQVPSPPLSPRLQSPIGTAAPPPLAPVAAAYPAPVKVDHPDAYTGKIGSEAKQWLTRMLAWTRLNSRMFPTNQEVLSFPLMNMKDSAGAWAHPHLDQLGSHRAIIQTVEGFKIEFLAAFGNPDTTRAAEQKITTLTQSGICADYITKFRTLAMELDWNNVALRGQFARGLHWEVSQQIATRKHRPRTLL; this is encoded by the exons ATGTACAAATATCACAAATTCCTGGATCACTTCTGTGGCAAG CACAATGCTTTGGCCCCAGAAGAGAAGGATGTGGGTAAGGGTTCTGGCAAGGACTTGAATGTTTACAAAGACAACTATATTCTCAACTCCTGCTGTTACACAAATGCCCCCCAGACAGCTTCAACTTCCAAATCCTTGACTTCCCAATCATTGACCAAGAAGCAACCCCATGTCAACAATGACAAATTCATCTCTTCAAAAAAGCAAAAGTGCCAGTCATAcagcaaggacaaggacaatGAGGACAAGGATAATGAAGACAAAGACAATAGGGAAAACAACAAGGACCAAGACATGGACAATAGTGAGGACAAAGAGGACAaagaggatgaggatgactGCTCATTGCTCCCCTCCCTCCCTGATCAGCCAACTGCTGCAGACGTTTGCAAGGCAGACAAGGTAattgcaaaggaaaaggcttGCAACCAGGCCCTTGGTGCCTCTTGCAATAAAGTAGGGGCTCAGCCTGCCACTGCGCCAAAAGGCAAGGGCAtgggcaagggcaagaaaCCTGAGAGCTCCCCCATTGTCTCCAAGGCTAAGAACACTTGTCAAAAGGAACAAATG CCTCTTAAATTCAATTCAAAGAGGGTTTGCTGTGTTGACTCAACCCTCAGCAAGGATGAGGACAAGCCTGCCAAG GCTCCTAAGAAAGCACCAGTCAAAACTGCACCAAAAGCCAATGGGAAGAAGACATCAAAAGGTGCAACAAGTGGCAAAAGGCATAAGGAGCTGGCAAGTCCTATATCTAGGCTCCAAATGCTTGATGCTAACCAG GCCTGTACCaaccttgagaacatctcCCAAGCCgtcaatactgtcaaggatgggcttaaaAGCCTCCAGCTTCACGGGCCCCGGACCCCAGAGGATACCAAACCCCtggttgtggaagcaacgccacgccccctatcAAAAGTTGACCCTATTGGACCAACTAGTTGGGTCTCATTCTGGCCCAAACCTTCCAAGGGGCTCCCTATTTTTGCCCAGCCAGCCCCAGAccaagcagtgcccccgcaagtcccttctccccctctaTCTCcacgtctccaatccccaattgggacagctgcccctccacctctggctccagttgccgccGCCTATCCTGCCccagtcaaagtagaccatccagatgcctatacaggcaagattgggagtgaagccaagcagtggctcacaaggatgttggcatggacCCGCCTTAACTcgcggatgttccccaccaaTCAAGAGGTTCTATCCTTCCccttgatgaacatgaaggactccgCCGGGGCttgggcccaccctcaccttgaTCAGCTTGGCTCACACCGGGCCATTATCCAAACGGTTGAAGGGTTCAAGATAgaattcctggcagcatttggcaaccctgacaCCACAAGGGCTGCTGAGCAGAAGATCACCACGctcacccagtccggcatATGCGCAGACTACATTActaagttcagaacccttgctatggaactggactggaacaatgtggcccttagaggccagtttgcccgcggcctccattgggaggtcagccaaCAGATAGCAACCCGCAAGCACCGTCCCCGCACCCTTCTTTAG
- a CDS encoding Retrotransposable element Tf2 protein: MERVNQFIKFYLRSYVAADYSDWSMWLPLAEYAYNNAKHAATGKTPFELVYGQNPVMNLSNVPANVPEADALADTLAQEWKEAKAALRMSKEKMIQNQGSTLEYSDNSWEPEELLEHSQDEIKRFNQARLKKACDAAKSL; the protein is encoded by the exons ATGGAAAGGGTTAATCAGTTCATCAAGTTCTATCTACGCTCCTATGTTGCTGCTGATTATTCTGACTGGTCCATGTGGTTACCATTGGCAGAATACGCatataacaatgccaagcaTGCTGCCACAGGAAAAACACCCTTTGAGCTTGTCTATGGACAAAATCCAGTTATGAATCTGTCAAATGTCCCAGccaatgtaccagaagcagatgccCTAGCAGATACCCTagcccaagaatggaaagaagccaaggCAGCCCTCAGGATGAGCAAGGAGAAAATGATCCAGAACCAAGGATCTACTCTGGAGTATTCA gacaactcctgggaaccagaagaactgttggaacacagccaagatgAGATAAAGCGCTTCAATCAGGCTAGActcaaaaaggcttgtgatgctgccaagagcctttaa
- a CDS encoding Retrotransposable element Tf2 protein has product MDSLDNCVEFVSLGLDSNKKPLLYINLYIQNSLAEPLRTLIDSGATSNFISPSIVEKLKIPKTQLKNPQVVRMLDSTISQTGCIWHQVHLMVLANGHPHTVPFLVCPIGNTPAILGMTWLMAEAPLIDWQQGLVTFPEQVQIALEEEANPDPLADLPAQYHKFAKVFGEEEFKVLPPHREYNIAIDLTPDAKLSPGPIYGMTNAESKVLKQHIDQELETGKICPSTSLAGAPVMFVKKAGSLRLVVDYQKLNDVTHKNVYPLPRQDNLMAKLRHAKIFTKLDLQWGYNNVQIKEGDEWKTVFHTKYGLFEYLVMPFGLTNAPAAFQHFMNNLFRDLINVTVVIYLDNILIFSEDPAKHPKHIREVLSCLMKNQLFCKLSKCHFHVTTVDYLGIVISPAGFSMDQKKIEAVTTWPTPQTVKQVQAFLGFVNYLKETPWSWGSQEEEAFQELNSLITKSPVLIHLNPDLPYYLETDASGVAMGAILSQQGEDNCLHPVAYMSKSFLGAETNYNTHDKELLAIIKALEEWRIFLEATDKPIQVFTDHRNLESWMQAQTFNQRHARWWIFLSDFNFEIHYHPGKQLGKPSTLSRQLDYKDDPQGPEIMLPSEVFANTLEEELEIVTEICNRLREDPSLEPIIQFLTEDADNAPPSIYSEPLKERLLREFHNSPLVGHPGQQQMLELLSRSYWWPGMKFLAKEWVECCPMCQANRCPHGPVIALKPLEVPPFPFHTILYNFITGFPKSQGHDAILVVIDSFSKFGHFIPTSKKVTAKGLADLFVTHIWKLHGLPVKTVSDQGTTFTGKFLRALYQ; this is encoded by the exons ATGGACAGTTTAGATAATTGTGtagaatttgtatctcttggactggattcaaataaaaagcCGTTATTATACATCAATCTATACATCCAAAATTCCCTGGCAGAACCCCTTAGAACCCTCATAGATTCAGGAGCCACTTccaacttcatctccccctctatTGTTGAAAAActaaaaatcccaaaaacccaactcaaaaatccacaagttgtgagaatgttagacaGTACcatatcccagactggttgcatttggcaccaggtccacctcatggtcttggccaatggccatccccacactgtccctttccttgtttgtcccataggcaacaccccagcAATTCTAGGCATGACCTGGTTAAtggcagaagctcctctcattgactggcaacagggacttgtcacattccctgagcAGGTACAAATTgccttggaagaagaagccaacCCAGACCCCTTAGCAGATCTTCCGGCCCAATATCACAAATTTGCCAAAGTCtttggggaagaggaattcaaAGTGCTCCCACCTCATAGGGAATACAATATTGCAAttgacctcactcctgacgcAAAACTCTCCCCTGGCCCAATTTATGGCATGACCAACGCAGAATCTAAGGTGCTTAAACAGCACATTGACCAAGAGTTGGAaacaggcaagatctgccctagtacctccttggCAGGTGCACCggttatgtttgtcaaaaaggcagGTTCCcttaggctggttgtggattaccaGAAGCTCAATGATGTAACCCACAAGAACGTatacccactcccaaggcaggacaacctcatggctaaaTTAAGGCATGCAAAGATATTCACTAAGCTTGACttacaatggggttacaacaacgtccaaatcaaggaaggggatgaatggaaaacagtgTTCCataccaaatatgggttgTTTGAGTATctggtcatgccttttggtctcACAAACGCTCCTGCGGCattccagcatttcatgaacaacctgtttAGGGATCTCATCAATGTCACAGTGGTAATTTatttggacaacattctcatcttctcagaggACCCTGCAAAACATCCAAAACACATTAGAGAAGTCCTATCATGCTTGATGAAAaatcagctgttctgcaaatTGTCAAAGTGCCACTTTCATGTCACAACGGTTGACTACCTTGGGATTGTCATCTCCCCTGCTGGGTTCTCTATGGATCAAAAAAAAATAGAAGCTGTTACCACATGGCCCACACCCCAAACGGttaaacaagtccaagccttCTTGGGTTTTGTCAACTACTT GAAGGAAACCCCATGGTCTTGGGGCAGtcaggaagaagaagctttCCAAGAATTGAACTCCTTAATTACCAAGAGCCCAGTTCTCATCCACTTGAATCCAGACCTACCTTactaccttgaaacagacgcatcaggggtagcaatggGTGCTATCTTGAGTCAACAGGGAGAAGATAATTGCTTACATCCAGTGGCttacatgtcaaaatccttcttGGGGGCTGAGACtaactacaacacccatgacaaggaactactggctatcatcaaagcattagaggaatggcgcatcttcctggaagcaaCTGACAAGCCAATCCAAGTCTTTACAGACCACAGGAACTTGGAATCTTGGATGCAAGCTCAGACATTCAATCAAAGACATGCACGTTGGTGGATCTTCCTGAgtgatttcaactttgaaattcaCTATCACCCAGGGAAGCAATTGGGGAAGCCCAGCACACTATCCAGACAATTGGACTACAAGGATGATCCCCAGGGACCAGAGATCATGCTTCCATCAGAAGTTTTTGCAAATACATTGGAAGAAGAACTtgagattgtcacagaaatctGCAACAGGCTGAGAGAAGACCCCTCCCTTGAACCAattatccaattcctaacAGAAGATGCTGACAATGCTCCACCGTCAATTT ACTCTGAGCCCCTGAAGGAGCGGTTACtaagggaattccacaactcacCTCTGGTGGGACACCCAGGTCAGCAACAAATGCTGGAACTACTCAGTAGAagctactggtggccagggatgaaattcttggccaaggaatgggttgagtGCTGCCCCAtgtgccaagccaaccgttGCCCCCATGGACCTGTCATAGCCTTGAAACCCTTGGAAGTCCCACCATTCCCATTCCATACCATCTTGTACAACTTTATCACTGGGTTCCCCAAGTCTCAGGGTCATGATGCCATCCTTGTAGTCATAGATTCCTTCTCAAagtttggccacttcatccccacttcaaagaaggtcacagcaaAGGGCCTGGCAGACTTGTTTGTCACACacatctggaaactccatgggctaCCAGTCAAAACAGTATCAGACCAAGGAACAACATTTACTGGGAAATTCTTGAGGGCTCTCTACCAATGA
- a CDS encoding Retrotransposable element Tf2 protein gives MAPVAYLSKSLSLAKKNYDIFDKELLAVIRAVKEWHHLLEGSKMPVQVLTDHKNLEYFSMSQSLNKCQIQWANFLVDYNFQIIYRPMAQNKKADILSRHYDLVTLDGGVENQVLLKPELFIASITPDQEINNLIGEAIYKDICLKEILYKLQNKEKVIDWELKEGLLWFQKKIFVPKDETIRDLILESRHNLAAAGHPGQARTLELVARSYYWPSMTKFVNSYVSHCKTCIQSKPTNQVPVGLLKPLQISVS, from the coding sequence ATGGCCCCTGTAGCATACTTATCAAAATCCTTATCTCTGGCCAAGAAGAACTATGACAtttttgacaaggaactacttGCAGTCATCAGGGCAGTTAAGGAATGGCACCATTTATTGGAGGGATCCAAAATGCCAGTCCAAGTTTTGACAGATCATAAAAACTTGGAGTATTTTTCAATGTCACAATCCTTGAATAAATGTCAAATCCAATGGGCAAACTTCCTAGTAgactacaatttccaaatcatCTATAGACCCATGGCACAGAACAAAAAAGCAGATATCCTTTCAAGACACTATGATTTGGTAACCCTTGatgggggggtagagaaccaagttctcctgaaaccagAACTTTTTATTGCATCTATCACTCCAGATCAGGAAATTAACAATCTCATTGGTGAAGCAATCTACAAGGACATTTGTCTCAAGGAAATTTTGTacaaactccagaacaaggaaaaggtcatAGATTGGGAATTGAAGGAAGGCTTACTATGGTTCCAAAAGAAAATATTTGTACCCAAAGATGAGACCATCAGGGACCTTATTTTGGAATCTAGGCACAACTTGGCAGctgcaggacatccaggacaagcAAGGACATTAGAGCTTGTTGCAAGAAGCTATTATTGGCCATCCATGACAAAGTTTGTCAATTCCTATGTTAGCCACTGCAAAACTTGTATACAATCAAAACCCACCAACCAAGTACCTGTGGGCCTGTTAAAACCATTGCAAATCTctgtgtcataa
- a CDS encoding Retrotransposable element Tf2 protein → MCIHPVFHINLLTKFHPDPHGQDPPQPAPIITEEGEEEYKVERILDSKWKGCSKARKLWYLVKWKGYDKGSNSWEPVNNMANAKEAMEDFHKEHPNAVGA, encoded by the coding sequence atgtgcatacatccagtttTCCATATAAACCTCCTTACAAAATTCCACCCTGACCCTCATGGACAAGATCCTCCACAACCTGCACCTAtcatcacagaagaaggtgaggaGGAGTACAAAGTAGAAAGAATCTTGGATagcaaatggaagggatgcAGCAAGGCAAGGAAACTCTGGTATCttgtcaaatggaaaggatatgacaAGGGAagcaattcatgggaaccagtaAATAACATGGCTAATGCCAAAGAGGCTATGGAAGATTTCCATAAAGAACACCCCAacgcagttggagcttga